The region TTGTTCTACAGAAAATGATTTAAATGTGGGAATAGGTTTTGATGTGATTCTTTTATTAAATTCTTCTGGGTTGATTTTTTTTGCTATAATCTCAGATGTATAAATTTGTTCTTCGAATTTATCTCTCATTTTTAAACTTCTATTTGCTATATTTTCTTGATATGCTAAAGTTACCATCATATTTTTACTTGTATTTCGTGTTGCTGTTAATATTGGAGAGAAAGTACCATTTGAAAAATTTGAGAATCCTGCAAATTTATAATTTATTCCAGCCCTAATACTATAATTATCATCATCATGTTCTATTGAATCATATTTCAATTCTAGTTTTAAATCATCAATAGGATAGTAAGCTGAACTAACTGAATAATCAGAGATGGTTTTACTATATGCTTTTGCATTTTGATAAGAACCTAATAAATCAACAGAACCCAAAGTACCTATATCTTTTTTTAAAGCACCCTCTACATACCATATTTTTGTTGTTGTATCTGCATCACCTGCATTAGTTAACTTATTTGCTAAATAACCAAATTCAAAGTTAAAAGATTTATCATTACCATAACCAAATGCGGTACCTAAAGTTACTTGTCTAATATCAGTTAAACTTCAATAAATAGTCTCTTCTTTATTTAAATAACCTAATCCAAGTTTTGTATAGAACATATTATTTATATCTATTCTTTGTACTAAACCAGCTTTTTTGTAATCATTACCTTTTTCTATTCTAAAGTCAGTATAGTCAGAATCATATTTAAATCACATACCATTATATGATGTATCATCTACTTTTTCACCTGCACCATAAAAAGAAATATTATCTAAGAAAGATTTTTCTAAATTTTTTTTACTAATTAAGTTTTTATCATTTGTTGCATTTACATTATTTGCTAAAAGCATTATTGTAACAATTGAAAGTGGTAATTTTCAGTATTTCATTTCTTCTCCATAAATACAACCCAATTATAAAAAAAGAGTATCTCTTCTTTTATAATTGGGTAAAACAATAAATATTTTCATCAGAGCATATAAGCAATTACATAAAATCAGAAGATTTATCTTTTATTTACCTCAATTATAAAACTTTTTTGCCCTTAGTAACCTGGTATCCCTCCAAGTATTTATCACAAATAGTTTATAACAATAAAAGTCTGTCTTTTAAACCGTTTTATTCTTTTTTTGATTTTAACATTTTTGCTAAAGGGTAAGTTTAGCTTACTTTATAAAATCATATATGGTGATTATATTATTTATTATTAAAAATATGAAATTATTATATTAACCTTAATCTAAAAATTTACTTAAAATATTTATAATTAAAACTTTTTTTTATTATTTTTTTGTATAATTGAATCGATTAAATTGCGGATGTGACATAATGGCTGTGTGCTGGGCTTCAACCCCAGATTGGACTCCAATCCAGTTACGCGGGTTCGATTCCCGTCGTCCGCTCCAATTTAAGGACTATTGTGGCAAAACATATTTATCATCTGCCTTTACAAGATACATTAAAGTTTTTTAAAGAGAATAAAACATTTATAAATGAGGGATTGAATAATACTGCTATATTTGAATATAGGAAGCTATATGGCAGAACTTTTTATGAACTGCAAATAAAAGAATTTATTGAGTTTTTTAAAATAGACAAAGATTTATCTTATGCTTTAAAAACAATCAACTATTTTAAATCTGAAAACTTTTTAAATAATATATACACTTTCTTAAATATAGATACAAGAAATAGTAGTAAGTCTATTCCAAATAGAGATTTTTTATACACTATGATTTATATATTTAATGACAAAAATAAGGAGCTTTGTAATAAATTTTTTCACAAAGTTTTTTTACATTTTTTTACAACACTTAATCAAAATACGAATACACAGATAGACTATATAGACTTATCAAAAACTTTAGCAAAAAATAGAAAGATTGTCTTAAAAGATTCATTCGGAGAAAAAGAAGATAATTCTTATTTTAAAATATTTTTAAATGATAAAATCGAAGTTGAACATTATGGAAAGTCTATAAAAACACTACGAAAAAAGGCTTACAAACAACTTTTTTATAAGCTTTTAGATGAAGATATTATAAATAATGAAAATATAAAAGCTGTTGAAGCTAGAGAAAACTTACTCTTATATAAAGATATTTAAATTATAAATTAAATTTTATGTCTGCTTGAAAGTTGGATATTACAACAATAGATTGTTCCAATGTTTTTTTAATTCTATTTTAGTTTTGATCTGGCTACAAAAATTAGGACACAAAATTCTGAACAGTCTTATCATTAACTTCTTATATTTTGAACACAGGTAGTAATTATAAGCTTACCGTGTTCCTCAAAGTGTTCAAAAAGTCTAAATATTAAATTTTCTTAAACCTTTTAGAGTTTTGGAACAATAAAAGTCACTTGTTTAAATTACAAATCTAATTTTTCTTCAAGCCTTCCTTCAAAAAATATAGCAAGTTGAGAAATGGTTAAAGACTAATTCTTCATAGGCATAGTCCATTTCTTATTGACATATGAGTCTGATGTTTTTTAACTATTTGAGGTTCATAAGAACCGCTTTTATTTCTTGGAACATCAAGTTCAAATTCACCAACACTACTTTTCATAGTTTTAGTAGTTTTACCATTTTTTCTATTTTTATTTATCTCTGTGATAAGATGAGATTCAAGTTCTACTTGCAATGCAGCTTCTGTAAGTTGTTTGATAAGAGGAGCTAAAACTACATCTTTACCATCTTTTTTTGCATCTACTTTAATTTGTTCAAGTGCATCTATTAAATCAAGTGTTTGATTCATTGTTCAATCCTTTGGAATAAATTCTATCAGAGTGACACAAAATCTCTAACACTCTCATATAGAACAGCAACTACAATTTTTATTACTAATCTTATTTGTATAGAACTTGATTAAATTCTTAATAGTTTTTAAACAATTTATCAGATAAATACTATAAAAAATGTACTTATAATATATAAATAATGTAAACAAGAGTGTAAACAATGTGTAAATTTAGAAGTAAAATATAGTGTAAATTATTTTTGTTTTTTTATTCTTAAAATTTGAATTCATAGTACCTATAGCTATTTAATCAGAAAAAAGGAAACGGAAGTAAAAATAAGTTAATGGTAATAATATAAAACTAATTAGGTAAATAGTTTACAAAATACATGCTAGGATGAAGTTTTATTTTTATCTTATGAAAATAAGACAATGTTTCAATTCATTGTTAAAAAATTGGGTTTGACTTAAGAGTTATTCTATTTGTCTTAACCAAACTATATTAAAAATAGAGTGCCTTCAAAGAAGGGTGAGTTTCATCAGTTCTCGCAAAACTGTAAAGTCATAATTTTATTAAGTTATGCAAGCATTCATGAGCTAAAGATTGAACTAATGTTGATACTTCATTAGTCAAACAAAAAGTAGATTGACTCAACACATACCTGTATATTATGAGGCAGGAGAAAAAAATGATAAAGGAAATAAATGAGGGGTTCTGTTTATTATCAAACATCAGTTCTAACAAAGGAGATATTTGTAGAAGGTGCAAAAAAGATTGATAGAATAAATCCAGATCACAATCATTTTAATTGTGTTGCATCATATAAAAGTATGGAAACATACAGAAGAGTTTGGAATAACTTATTTAACTATTTAAGAGAACACTGGAAGCTAAAAAACTGTGAATTAATAACATACGAACATGTTGAGGCTTATTATCTTTATAAAATTGAGTATTATCCTACAAAACAGTATGCTGAAAAAATTGTAAGTGCAATGATGAAATTAGAATTTATCTTAAATAAATATTCAAAACAAAAATATGATAATCCAATATCGTATGATTTTAGTAAACTAAAAAGACTTTTATCCGCTTCAAAAAAAATAAAATTTGTTTCTGATATAAAAAAATCTAGAGCATATATAAATCCCTATCGAATAATTGAAAATCTTGAATATTATAACCATCAATTAGCTGCACTAATGCAGTTAGAAGGTGGAGCAAGAAGTGAGGGAGTTACTTTAATAAATAGATCTCAATTAAAAGGAATAAATATTGATGATATTACAAAAAAAGAAATTGGAGTTATTGAAACAAAAGAAAAAGGAGGTAAAGTAGGGGATATTTTAGTTTCAGTAAAGACATATGAGTTGTTGGAACAATATTTTATAGATAAAAATGTTAATAGTTTTAGAATTAAATATCAAAAGTATGCAAATGACATTAGGCAAGCTTGCTTAATGTCAAAAGAAAGTGAAAATGGTTCTCACGGTTTTCGTTGGACATTTTGTCGAAGGAGGGTGAGGGAATATCAACAATGTGGTTACTCATATGAACAGGCTTTACAAGGAGTTTCTTGGGAAATGAAACATTATAGAGCTAGTATTACTGAACATTATTTATCGTAATTGATAACCTAACTATATTTAAATTTTCTTTTTATTAAACCTTCTTGTGTGATATAAAATTTATTAATATAAACGATATCTTATAAGTAAAATTAGAGGTAAAAAATTTAATAAAATTTTAATTTATTGTTTTAATTATGATTTTATGATAATATACAATTCAAAGGTATTTTATTGATATATTAATAGGTAAAAACCTAGGTAAAATTTGAGGTAAAATATATTGCAAAGAATGAAGGAATATTAAAATGTTTATTACCCCTGTAATCCCAGAGACAAATGAAATAAAAATAGATAACAACCTTTTAAAAAAAGCTGAAACTGTTGTTGTTGAAAGTGCAAAATTAACAGGTGGACACAATATTCATTTTATTAGTGCTTTAAAAGAGTTACTTAGAATTACAAATAGTTATTACTCAAATAGAATTGAATCTGAAGGTACCCATCCTATTGATATTGAAAGAGCGATGAAAAAAGATTTCTCAAGTGACATTAAAGAAAAAAATTTACAACAATTGTCTTTAATTCATATTGAAGTACAAAAATATCTTGAAAAAAAAGCTTTAGAAGATAGTGAAGATAAACTATTCTCAAAAAATACTATTCTTAATATCCATGAAAAGTTCTATTCAAAAGATGAAATGAAGCATACTCTTGACATAAAACATGGAGATTTATCGGTTTCAATGGTGCCAGGAGAGCTCAGAGATGGACCTGTTAAAATAGGTTTACATATCCCACCAGCAGATGACGAATTAAATTCTTGTTTTAACGAATTTGAAACTTTATATAATCAATGTATACCAAGTACTAAAACAATAAAATTAATTAATGCATTATGCTCACATCATAGATTAGTGTATATACATCCCTTTTTTGATGGTAATGGAAGGATTTCTAGATTATATTTAGATTACCTATTTCAAAGAATAAATTTAGATGGTTATGGACTATGGAATTTATCAAGAGGTTTAGCAAGAAATATAGATGGATACCAAGATGCCTTATCAAAAGCTGATGAACCATATAGAGGTGGATATAATGATGGCAGAGGAAATTTATCATTAAAAGGTCTTGCCTATTTTTTAGAGTTTATGTTAGATATTGCATTAGATCAAATTAGTTATATGTCAAGTGTGATTAGAATTGACCAAATTTCATCAAGAATATCAAATTATGTAAAGTTCGCAGAGCAGAATATGTATTTTAATATAAAACCTCTACCAAAACATTCAAATATAATATTCCAAACCCTTCTAGTTCAAGGAGAAATACCTAGAAATAGTGTTAAAGATATATTGGGAGTTAGTAAACCAACGGCAATAAAAATAGTAAGAGAATTAGAAGAGAGAGGATATTTGCAATCTAGTGAACCTTCAAGCCCTATTAGGATTAAATTAAATTCACATTTTGCAGCAGAGATTATCCCTGAACTATTCCCTAAAGCTTAAAAGTTTGTTTTGTATAGATGATTTTATTTTATAACAGCTTCAACAACTTGTCATAATATTCATCAGAAAAATCTAATGATTGATAATCCTCTTCCTCTTGACATTTTTCTACAAATACAGAATCTTTTAATTGAGGAAAATACTCTTCTATATCTTTTACTTTAATCCCTTTAAATGCATTCAAATATTCTATAATATGGAATAGAGGCATATGAATCTCATAATTTTTTACATAATTATAAAATCCTCTAAACTCTTCTTTTATTAATAAATTCAAGCCTAAATAAAATAGTTTATTTTTATCAATAACTTTACTATACTCTTCAATTAGTTTTACTTTTATATCTTCCTCACATTTAAATTTTATAACTTCTTTTATAAAATTTTGAGAGAAGGATGAAAGATTCTCTTGATTTTTTTTAATTAGTTTCAAAAATATTAATAATTCTTGATTAGTAAAATTTGCTATAAACATCAAATACTCTTGATAAATATCTTCTTTTGAATATTGGATATTGTCAAACTTTGATATTGAACCAGTTTCTAAGAATTCTTCTATATCTTTTTCAGTTAAATATTTATGAAGTAAAGAGATTATTGGTCTGTCCTCTTTCTTCCATATATAGTAACTATTAATACTAAAATCCATCAACTT is a window of Halarcobacter sp. DNA encoding:
- a CDS encoding Ig-like domain-containing protein, producing the protein MGSVDLLGSYQNAKAYSKTISDYSVSSAYYPIDDLKLELKYDSIEHDDDNYSIRAGINYKFAGFSNFSNGTFSPILTATRNTSKNMMVTLAYQENIANRSLKMRDKFEEQIYTSEIIAKKINPEEFNKRITSKPIPTFKSFSVEQNQTYNGSLTATDKDSENLIYAKVKEPVNGTLNVSSNGSFSYTPTTNFLGADSFQYSVSDGTHTVTQTVSIVVSNASI
- a CDS encoding transposase — protein: MNQTLDLIDALEQIKVDAKKDGKDVVLAPLIKQLTEAALQVELESHLITEINKNRKNGKTTKTMKSSVGEFELDVPRNKSGSYEPQIVKKHQTHMSIRNGLCL
- a CDS encoding Fic family protein, which gives rise to MFITPVIPETNEIKIDNNLLKKAETVVVESAKLTGGHNIHFISALKELLRITNSYYSNRIESEGTHPIDIERAMKKDFSSDIKEKNLQQLSLIHIEVQKYLEKKALEDSEDKLFSKNTILNIHEKFYSKDEMKHTLDIKHGDLSVSMVPGELRDGPVKIGLHIPPADDELNSCFNEFETLYNQCIPSTKTIKLINALCSHHRLVYIHPFFDGNGRISRLYLDYLFQRINLDGYGLWNLSRGLARNIDGYQDALSKADEPYRGGYNDGRGNLSLKGLAYFLEFMLDIALDQISYMSSVIRIDQISSRISNYVKFAEQNMYFNIKPLPKHSNIIFQTLLVQGEIPRNSVKDILGVSKPTAIKIVRELEERGYLQSSEPSSPIRIKLNSHFAAEIIPELFPKA